Proteins encoded in a region of the Burkholderiales bacterium genome:
- a CDS encoding serine hydrolase, whose protein sequence is MDTTERQARYFPDADWKRTTPREAGLDPTKLQGAIDHAIASENKTPRDLQLNHQQTFGREPFGDAIGPLKDRGPQTGVILHKGVIVAEWGEPARVDLTNSVTKSMLSTVVGLAHERRFIRSVDDTVREYMPPVQVYNPVSLANKVDRMKGSDFLELFDSEHNRKITWNHLLRQVSDWEGSLWGKPDWCDRPTDPNGWGTRPRNAPGTAYEYNDVRTNVLALAALNVWRRPLPQVLKEYVFDPIGASNTWRWFGYENSWIVLDGLPVQSVSGGGHWGGGMYINAYDMARFGYLGLNRGRWKERQVIPESWIELALTPTPVQPSYGFMNWYNNKDGNLLASAPRSAFGHRGVGDNFIYVDPQNDVVAVLRWIQREKTDEFVRRLLDALQCPAFASP, encoded by the coding sequence ATGGACACGACCGAACGCCAAGCACGCTATTTCCCCGATGCCGACTGGAAGCGCACGACCCCGCGCGAAGCCGGGCTCGATCCGACGAAGCTCCAGGGCGCGATCGACCACGCGATCGCGAGCGAGAACAAAACGCCGCGCGACCTGCAGCTCAACCACCAGCAGACCTTCGGCCGCGAGCCTTTCGGCGACGCGATCGGGCCCCTGAAGGACCGCGGGCCGCAGACCGGCGTGATCCTGCACAAGGGCGTGATCGTCGCCGAATGGGGCGAGCCCGCGCGCGTCGACCTCACCAACAGCGTGACCAAGAGCATGCTGTCGACCGTCGTCGGCCTCGCGCACGAGCGGCGCTTCATCCGCAGCGTCGACGATACGGTGCGCGAGTACATGCCGCCGGTGCAGGTCTACAACCCGGTGTCCCTCGCCAACAAAGTCGACCGCATGAAAGGCTCGGACTTCCTCGAGCTCTTCGACTCGGAGCACAACCGCAAGATCACGTGGAACCACCTGTTGCGCCAGGTGAGCGACTGGGAAGGCTCGCTGTGGGGCAAGCCCGACTGGTGCGACCGCCCGACCGACCCGAACGGCTGGGGCACGCGGCCGCGCAACGCGCCCGGCACGGCGTACGAATACAACGACGTGCGCACCAACGTGCTCGCGCTCGCGGCGCTCAACGTGTGGCGCCGTCCGCTGCCGCAGGTGCTGAAGGAATACGTGTTCGATCCGATCGGCGCGTCGAACACCTGGCGCTGGTTCGGCTACGAGAACTCGTGGATCGTGCTCGACGGCCTGCCGGTGCAGTCGGTCAGCGGCGGCGGCCACTGGGGCGGCGGGATGTACATCAACGCCTACGATATGGCGCGCTTCGGCTATCTCGGGCTCAATCGCGGACGCTGGAAGGAACGCCAGGTGATCCCCGAATCGTGGATCGAGCTCGCGCTGACGCCGACGCCGGTGCAGCCGTCTTACGGCTTCATGAACTGGTACAACAACAAGGACGGCAACCTGCTTGCGAGCGCGCCGCGCAGCGCGTTCGGGCACCGCGGCGTCGGCGACAACTTCATCTACGTCGACCCGCAGAACGATGTCGTCGCGGTGCTGCGGTGGATACAGCGGGAGAAGACGGACGAGTTCGTCAGACGCTTGCTCGACGCCCTTCAATGCCCCGCTTTCGCCTCGCCGTGA
- a CDS encoding c-type cytochrome, with the protein MSDNVNNANDRAGRSSVVWLVVLVVVSFAVGFLVLPSVQKDYTADGLWAAICRAAGVPTKWGSGEPSAPPTRTTRVVLDQSMTRVESPEAIGRGGSLAIQQCTMCHGAQGVSAADTPNLAGQYRDVMVKQLLDYKNGDRESTIMQALATRLSAGEINDLAAYYASLEKTRRAPRPYDEPAPALVRVGDPLRNIAPCASCHGGIDRKPGTPWLEGMPKQYLVDQLKRFASGARRNDSHAQMRNMAREMSAAEIDEVAEYYARHGEAKAGH; encoded by the coding sequence ATGAGCGACAACGTCAACAACGCGAACGACCGCGCCGGCCGCTCGAGCGTCGTATGGCTGGTCGTGCTCGTCGTGGTCTCGTTCGCCGTCGGCTTTCTCGTCCTGCCGTCGGTGCAGAAGGACTACACCGCAGACGGCCTGTGGGCGGCGATCTGCCGTGCGGCGGGCGTGCCGACGAAATGGGGATCCGGCGAGCCGTCCGCGCCTCCCACGCGCACGACGCGCGTGGTGCTGGATCAATCGATGACGCGGGTCGAGTCGCCCGAAGCGATCGGCCGCGGCGGCTCGCTCGCGATCCAGCAGTGCACCATGTGCCACGGTGCGCAGGGCGTGAGCGCGGCGGACACGCCGAACCTCGCGGGACAGTATCGCGACGTGATGGTGAAGCAGCTGCTCGATTACAAGAACGGCGACCGCGAGAGCACGATCATGCAGGCGCTCGCGACGAGGCTCTCGGCCGGGGAGATCAACGATCTCGCAGCGTACTACGCGTCGCTCGAGAAGACCCGCCGCGCGCCGCGGCCTTACGACGAGCCCGCGCCCGCGCTGGTCAGGGTCGGAGATCCGCTGCGCAACATCGCGCCGTGCGCGTCCTGCCACGGCGGCATCGATCGCAAGCCCGGCACGCCGTGGCTCGAAGGAATGCCGAAGCAGTACCTCGTCGACCAGCTCAAGCGCTTCGCGTCAGGCGCGCGCCGCAACGACAGCCATGCGCAGATGCGCAACATGGCGCGCGAGATGAGCGCGGCGGAGATCGACGAGGTGGCCGAGTATTACGCCCGTCACGGCGAGGCGAAAGCGGGGCATTGA
- a CDS encoding b(o/a)3-type cytochrome-c oxidase subunit 1, with protein sequence MFVARKLVLAHFWVAFVAFGAAIVLGEWQMFVRSPLAQWVNNPEHYYRSVTGHGVVMGYVMPTLVAMGFGYALTELSLKQALIGLRWAWAGFWLVVIGTVTAATPIALGQASVLYTFYPPMIANVFFYLGIVLVVVGSWFWVALMSINLHAWKKAHPGETVPLAMFGNVAGAYLWVWTSVGAATEVLVLILPVALGLKDTIDAGLARVFFSWTLHAIVYFWLMPAYIAFYTIVPRAIGGRLYSDTMGRVAFVLFLVFSMPIGIHHLFADPQVGAGFKFVHATLTAMVSVPTLLTVFTIVASVEIAARLRGGKGALGWVKALPWDEPFMLAVTFAFVMLGFGGAGGLVNMSYQLNETIHNTQWVTGHFHLIFAGAIVIMYFVVAYDLWPQLTRCAPLPRGLMRVQLWLWFVGMMVLTMPWHWVGLLGMPRRMAYYDYTHPALQPQAWTVVASTFGGLALVVSAFLFIYILATAKRGAADPGEYRFSVPLHLPVRAPALLNGFALWVAMMIGLTITNYGFPIVQLATLPDTSVPAIRIGDR encoded by the coding sequence GTGTTCGTCGCTAGAAAGCTGGTCCTCGCCCACTTCTGGGTCGCGTTCGTCGCGTTCGGAGCCGCGATCGTGCTCGGCGAATGGCAGATGTTCGTGCGCAGCCCGCTCGCGCAATGGGTCAACAATCCCGAGCATTACTACCGCTCGGTGACGGGCCACGGCGTCGTGATGGGCTACGTGATGCCGACGCTGGTGGCGATGGGCTTCGGCTACGCGCTCACCGAGCTCTCGCTCAAGCAGGCGCTGATCGGTTTGCGCTGGGCGTGGGCCGGGTTCTGGCTCGTGGTGATCGGGACCGTGACGGCGGCGACGCCGATCGCGCTCGGCCAGGCGTCGGTGCTCTACACGTTCTATCCGCCGATGATCGCGAACGTGTTCTTCTATCTGGGCATCGTGCTGGTCGTCGTCGGCTCGTGGTTCTGGGTCGCGCTGATGTCGATCAACCTGCACGCGTGGAAGAAGGCGCATCCGGGCGAGACCGTGCCGCTCGCCATGTTCGGCAACGTCGCCGGCGCGTATCTCTGGGTATGGACGTCGGTCGGCGCGGCGACCGAAGTGCTGGTGCTGATCCTGCCGGTCGCGCTGGGGCTCAAGGACACGATCGATGCGGGACTCGCGCGCGTCTTCTTCTCGTGGACGCTGCACGCGATCGTGTATTTCTGGCTGATGCCCGCGTATATCGCGTTCTACACGATCGTGCCGCGCGCGATCGGCGGGCGGCTCTACAGCGATACCATGGGACGCGTCGCCTTCGTGCTGTTCCTGGTGTTCTCGATGCCGATCGGCATCCATCATCTCTTCGCCGATCCGCAGGTCGGCGCGGGCTTCAAGTTCGTGCATGCGACGCTGACCGCGATGGTGTCGGTGCCGACGCTGCTGACGGTGTTCACCATCGTCGCCTCGGTCGAGATCGCGGCGCGGCTGCGCGGCGGCAAGGGCGCGCTCGGCTGGGTGAAGGCATTGCCGTGGGACGAGCCGTTCATGCTCGCGGTCACGTTCGCTTTCGTCATGCTCGGCTTCGGCGGCGCCGGCGGCCTCGTCAACATGAGCTACCAGCTCAACGAGACGATCCACAACACCCAGTGGGTGACCGGCCACTTCCACCTGATCTTCGCCGGCGCGATCGTCATCATGTATTTCGTCGTCGCCTACGACCTGTGGCCGCAGCTCACGCGCTGCGCGCCGCTGCCGCGGGGCCTCATGCGGGTGCAGCTCTGGCTGTGGTTCGTCGGCATGATGGTGCTGACGATGCCGTGGCACTGGGTGGGCCTCCTCGGCATGCCGCGGCGCATGGCGTACTACGACTACACCCATCCCGCGCTCCAGCCGCAGGCGTGGACCGTCGTCGCTTCGACGTTCGGCGGGCTCGCGCTCGTCGTCTCGGCGTTCCTCTTCATCTACATCCTCGCGACCGCAAAACGCGGCGCGGCCGATCCCGGCGAATACCGGTTCAGCGTGCCGCTGCACCTGCCGGTGCGCGCGCCCGCGCTGCTCAACGGCTTCGCGCTGTGGGTCGCGATGATGATCGGGCTGACGATCACGAACTACGGTTTCCCGATCGTGCAGCTTGCGACGCTTCCGGATACCTCGGTGCCCGCGATCCGGATCGGCGACCGATGA
- a CDS encoding cytochrome C oxidase subunit II, with protein sequence MSAEHVAVAAERRWAYIVGGTIAVLVLMMIVTGIHWASMPPSRVETIDPRTLHVSGEFVESNLGTTLTPDGKAMVRLIAQQYSFEPQCIVVPAAMPVTFRGTATDVVHGFIVGTTNANVMLIPGFVATFTTTFHTAGEQLMPCHEYCGTGHEAMWARVQVIPRDEFLSRARNGERLSCVRR encoded by the coding sequence ATGAGCGCCGAGCACGTCGCCGTCGCGGCCGAGCGGCGGTGGGCCTACATCGTCGGGGGCACCATCGCGGTGCTCGTGCTGATGATGATCGTCACCGGCATCCACTGGGCGTCGATGCCGCCGTCGCGCGTCGAGACGATCGATCCGCGCACGCTGCACGTCTCGGGCGAGTTCGTCGAATCGAATCTCGGCACCACGCTGACGCCCGACGGCAAGGCGATGGTGCGACTGATCGCGCAGCAGTACTCGTTCGAGCCGCAGTGCATCGTCGTGCCGGCGGCCATGCCGGTGACGTTCCGCGGCACCGCCACCGACGTCGTGCACGGCTTCATCGTCGGCACGACCAACGCCAACGTGATGCTCATACCGGGATTCGTGGCGACGTTCACCACGACTTTCCACACCGCCGGCGAGCAGCTCATGCCGTGCCACGAATACTGCGGCACCGGCCACGAAGCGATGTGGGCGCGCGTGCAGGTGATCCCGCGCGACGAGTTCCTCTCCCGCGCGCGCAACGGCGAAAGGCTCTCCTGTGTTCGTCGCTAG
- a CDS encoding cytochrome c — translation MAKLAGFVLVLLVVVGMTLAAWWALKPGALPSRGGGGAVNATTLVINKGEYLARAGDCVACHTAPAGIPFAGGRAMPTPFGNIYAPNITPDEETGIGKWSADEFYRMMHTGISRDGSLLYPAMPFASYTKVTREDSDAIFAYLQSVAPVHQKNRPHELRFPYNKRELLVGWRALYFKEGEYVPDPRQTAQWNRGAYLVEGLGHCSMCHTAINVLGGSSESKEFEGGMIPNQNWYAPSLTSNREAGLGNWSLKEIADLLQVGVSHRGTVYGPMAEVVYNSLQYLSDEDALAMAVYLKSLPQRDSGPPIESSERLVQPAVMELGRKVYETQCRMCHGSDGKGMPPMYPPLAGNQSITMASPVNSIRMVLNGGYPPGTRKNPRPHGMPPFAHILNDDEASAVVTYIRVAWGNTGTPVTPAQTNELRKLLPE, via the coding sequence ATGGCCAAGCTCGCCGGTTTCGTGCTCGTGCTGCTGGTCGTCGTCGGCATGACGCTGGCGGCGTGGTGGGCCTTGAAGCCCGGCGCGCTGCCGTCGCGCGGCGGCGGCGGCGCCGTCAATGCGACGACGCTGGTCATCAACAAGGGCGAGTACCTCGCGCGTGCGGGCGATTGCGTCGCGTGCCATACCGCGCCGGCCGGCATTCCGTTCGCGGGCGGCCGTGCCATGCCGACCCCTTTCGGGAATATTTACGCGCCCAACATCACGCCCGACGAAGAGACCGGCATCGGCAAGTGGAGCGCCGACGAGTTCTACCGGATGATGCACACGGGCATCTCGCGCGACGGCTCGCTGCTCTACCCCGCGATGCCGTTCGCGTCCTACACCAAGGTCACGCGCGAGGACAGCGACGCGATCTTCGCCTATCTCCAGTCGGTCGCGCCGGTGCACCAGAAGAATCGCCCGCACGAATTGAGGTTCCCCTACAACAAGCGCGAGCTCCTCGTCGGCTGGCGGGCCCTGTACTTCAAGGAAGGCGAGTACGTCCCCGATCCCAGGCAGACCGCGCAGTGGAACCGCGGTGCGTACCTGGTCGAGGGGCTCGGCCACTGCTCGATGTGCCATACCGCGATCAACGTGCTCGGCGGCAGCAGCGAGTCGAAGGAGTTCGAAGGCGGCATGATCCCGAACCAGAACTGGTACGCGCCTTCGCTCACGTCGAACCGCGAAGCCGGGCTCGGCAACTGGAGCCTGAAAGAGATCGCGGATTTGCTGCAGGTCGGCGTGTCCCATCGCGGCACGGTGTACGGGCCGATGGCCGAGGTCGTCTACAACAGCCTGCAATACCTCTCCGACGAGGACGCCTTGGCGATGGCCGTCTATCTCAAGTCGCTGCCTCAGCGCGATTCGGGGCCGCCGATCGAAAGCAGCGAGCGCCTCGTGCAGCCGGCGGTGATGGAGCTCGGGCGCAAGGTTTACGAAACGCAATGCCGCATGTGCCACGGCAGCGACGGCAAGGGCATGCCCCCGATGTATCCGCCGCTCGCCGGCAACCAGTCGATCACCATGGCCTCGCCGGTCAACTCGATACGCATGGTGCTGAACGGCGGCTATCCGCCGGGCACGCGCAAGAACCCGCGGCCTCACGGCATGCCGCCTTTCGCGCACATCCTGAACGACGACGAAGCCTCCGCGGTCGTCACCTACATCCGCGTCGCGTGGGGGAACACCGGCACGCCGGTCACGCCCGCGCAGACCAACGAGCTGCGCAAGCTCCTGCCCGAATGA
- a CDS encoding cytochrome c4, translating to MAPSSAAQDDALPAFKDVDSMEARVQGCVTCHGQSGQGTRNGYFPRIAGKPAGYLYNQLIAFRDGTRRYAPMNYLVAYLPNSYLREMAEYFAKQRPPFVASEALTVQPPVLARGQAVVTTGDPSKGIPACVACHGAGLTGMEPGIPGLVGLRPAYIAAQLTRWRVGERRAAEPDCMKRIASRLSDADIAAVSVWLGQQSAPKDPSPESSNLVRMPFSCGSQK from the coding sequence ATGGCGCCGTCATCCGCCGCGCAGGACGACGCGCTGCCCGCTTTCAAGGATGTCGACTCGATGGAAGCGCGGGTGCAAGGCTGCGTGACCTGCCACGGTCAGAGCGGGCAGGGCACCCGCAACGGTTACTTCCCGCGCATCGCGGGCAAGCCCGCCGGTTATCTCTACAACCAGTTGATCGCGTTCCGCGACGGCACCCGCCGTTACGCGCCGATGAACTACCTCGTCGCGTATCTCCCGAACAGCTATCTGCGCGAGATGGCGGAGTATTTCGCCAAGCAGCGCCCGCCGTTCGTCGCGAGCGAAGCGCTCACCGTGCAGCCGCCCGTGCTCGCGCGCGGGCAGGCGGTCGTGACCACAGGAGACCCGAGCAAAGGCATACCCGCGTGCGTGGCCTGTCACGGCGCCGGACTGACCGGAATGGAGCCGGGCATTCCGGGTCTCGTCGGTCTGCGTCCGGCCTACATCGCCGCGCAGCTCACGCGGTGGCGCGTCGGCGAGCGCCGTGCCGCCGAGCCCGACTGCATGAAGCGCATCGCCTCGCGTCTGTCCGACGCCGACATCGCCGCGGTCTCGGTGTGGCTCGGGCAGCAGAGCGCGCCGAAGGACCCGTCGCCGGAATCGTCGAACCTCGTGCGCATGCCTTTTTCCTGCGGGAGCCAGAAGTAG
- a CDS encoding cytochrome c produces the protein MNRRQTRLFAIVSTAIAVVVFLGMTIDSHRQFPKLTNEDAITPEVLAGKTVWHKYNCTNCHTLLGEGAYYAPDLTKIAAQRGREYLRAFIKDPAAFYDEQKYRRVMPKQGLSDREIDDVITFLTWISKIDTQGWPPRPILVSGSAIPGANLATATPVPPGTGTAPTPPVPGAEKPTPASDEPVARGQALFNNASSGCFACHSVAPGVNLAGPTLAGIGTRAEATLKNPAYKGAAKDAVGYVRESITDPHAYLVPGATYSANGRSFMPDHFGKTLQPAQIDDLVAYLTTLK, from the coding sequence ATGAATCGCAGGCAGACACGTCTCTTCGCGATCGTCTCGACCGCCATCGCGGTCGTCGTTTTCCTCGGCATGACGATCGACAGCCACCGGCAATTCCCCAAGCTCACCAACGAGGACGCCATCACGCCCGAGGTTCTCGCGGGCAAAACGGTGTGGCACAAGTACAACTGCACCAACTGCCATACGCTGCTCGGCGAGGGTGCTTACTACGCGCCCGACCTCACGAAGATCGCGGCGCAGCGCGGGCGTGAATACCTGCGCGCGTTCATCAAGGATCCCGCCGCTTTCTATGACGAGCAGAAATATCGCCGCGTGATGCCGAAGCAGGGACTGTCGGATCGGGAGATCGACGACGTCATCACGTTCCTCACATGGATTTCGAAGATCGATACCCAGGGATGGCCGCCGCGCCCGATACTCGTGTCGGGCTCGGCCATTCCCGGAGCCAACCTCGCCACGGCGACGCCGGTGCCGCCGGGCACGGGCACCGCGCCGACGCCGCCGGTTCCCGGAGCGGAAAAACCCACGCCCGCGTCGGACGAGCCGGTCGCGCGCGGCCAGGCCTTGTTCAACAACGCCTCCTCGGGCTGCTTCGCGTGCCACTCGGTCGCGCCAGGGGTCAATCTCGCCGGCCCGACGCTCGCCGGCATCGGCACCCGCGCCGAGGCGACGCTGAAGAACCCCGCCTATAAAGGCGCCGCGAAAGATGCCGTCGGCTATGTGCGCGAGTCGATCACCGATCCGCACGCCTACCTCGTTCCGGGCGCGACGTATTCGGCGAACGGCCGCTCGTTCATGCCGGATCACTTCGGCAAGACGCTCCAACCGGCGCAGATCGACGATCTGGTCGCGTATCTAACAACGTTGAAATAG
- a CDS encoding cbb3-type cytochrome c oxidase subunit I has translation MRYRSQSVAYWYFALAMVLFGLQLAFGLLAATKYLGPDPLLNVLPFDIAKVIHTNLLVVWVLTGFMGAAYWVVPEESRTELYSTKLAYWQLALWAVMGVTAIIGYFFRYGTGTKLLEQPIPHKIVIIIVMLMFLYNMIMTVRKGSRFTTTEGVLLGGIGLAAILYLPALIDFDNYTVGTFYRWWTIHLWVEGVWEMIQGSLLAYLLIRLTGADREVMEKWLYVIVGLVFIAGVIGTAHHYYWIGVPHYWLPIGGFFSALEPVALVGMAIYAYSALRRSGLQHPNTLALHWTVGSAVFTMFGAGLLGLAHTWPSVNKWTHGTLITAMHGHAAFYGAYAMIVLAVIAYALPTLTENRPASETPQPAEAPAELGHTLGYWAFWLQLAGMFGMTISFATAGIGQVYLERILGVGFLETQLKIQVHFLMLIGTATLFVIGGVLYIYDFFRTRPRFRVVADDAAEAGRASPAARGPAPA, from the coding sequence ATGCGCTACCGCTCGCAATCCGTCGCTTACTGGTATTTCGCTCTTGCCATGGTGCTCTTCGGGCTCCAGCTCGCCTTCGGCCTGCTCGCCGCCACGAAGTATCTCGGTCCCGACCCGCTGCTGAACGTGCTTCCGTTCGACATCGCCAAGGTCATCCACACCAACCTGCTCGTGGTCTGGGTACTGACCGGGTTCATGGGCGCGGCATACTGGGTGGTGCCGGAAGAGTCGCGCACCGAGCTCTACAGCACGAAGCTCGCGTACTGGCAGCTCGCGCTGTGGGCGGTGATGGGAGTCACCGCGATCATCGGCTACTTCTTCCGCTACGGCACCGGGACGAAGCTCCTGGAGCAGCCGATCCCTCACAAGATCGTCATCATCATCGTGATGCTGATGTTCCTGTACAACATGATCATGACGGTGCGCAAAGGCAGCCGCTTCACGACCACCGAAGGCGTGCTGCTGGGCGGCATCGGTCTCGCGGCAATCCTCTATCTGCCGGCGCTGATCGATTTCGACAACTACACCGTCGGCACCTTCTACCGGTGGTGGACGATCCACCTCTGGGTCGAAGGCGTCTGGGAGATGATCCAGGGAAGCCTGCTCGCCTACCTCCTCATCCGCCTCACCGGCGCCGATCGGGAAGTGATGGAGAAGTGGCTGTACGTCATCGTCGGGCTCGTGTTCATCGCCGGCGTCATCGGTACCGCGCACCATTACTACTGGATCGGCGTGCCGCACTACTGGCTGCCGATCGGCGGCTTTTTCAGCGCGCTCGAGCCGGTCGCGCTCGTCGGCATGGCGATCTATGCGTACTCGGCGCTGAGACGCTCGGGTCTGCAGCACCCGAACACGCTCGCGCTGCACTGGACCGTGGGCAGCGCCGTCTTCACCATGTTCGGGGCCGGGCTGCTGGGGCTCGCGCACACGTGGCCGTCGGTGAACAAATGGACGCACGGCACGCTCATCACCGCCATGCACGGCCACGCCGCGTTCTACGGGGCGTACGCGATGATCGTGCTTGCGGTGATCGCCTACGCGCTGCCGACGCTGACCGAAAACCGGCCCGCGAGCGAGACGCCGCAGCCGGCGGAGGCGCCCGCCGAGCTCGGCCACACGCTGGGCTACTGGGCATTCTGGCTCCAGCTCGCCGGCATGTTCGGAATGACGATCTCGTTCGCCACCGCCGGCATCGGCCAGGTATATCTGGAGCGGATTCTCGGCGTCGGCTTTCTCGAGACGCAGCTCAAGATCCAGGTGCATTTCCTCATGCTGATCGGCACCGCGACCCTGTTCGTGATCGGCGGCGTGCTCTATATCTACGACTTCTTCAGGACGCGGCCGCGCTTCCGGGTAGTCGCCGACGACGCAGCCGAGGCCGGCCGCGCATCCCCGGCCGCGCGAGGTCCCGCGCCGGCATGA
- a CDS encoding CbbQ/NirQ/NorQ/GpvN family protein: MNDRAAAQAAGAHAGDGLQHIAAEPYYLASADEVAIFEHAHARSLAVMLKGPTGCGKTRFVEHMAWRVKRPLVTVACHDDLTASDLVGRFLVRGDETVWQDGPLTRAVRAGAILYLDEIVEARQDTTVVIHPLADHRRLLPIDKTGELVEAAEGFQLVISYNPSYQHALKDLKPSTRQRFVALDFGYATPEHEARVVAHESGADPADARALVALAQRLRTLQDRGLAEVPSTRLLVAAAQLIASGVERRRASEVAIVMPLSDEATLLAAMRDMVEATFV; this comes from the coding sequence ATGAACGATCGGGCGGCGGCGCAAGCTGCGGGCGCGCACGCCGGCGACGGGCTTCAGCACATCGCCGCCGAGCCGTATTACCTTGCGAGCGCCGACGAGGTCGCGATCTTCGAGCACGCGCACGCACGCAGCCTCGCGGTGATGCTCAAAGGACCCACGGGCTGCGGCAAGACGCGCTTCGTCGAGCACATGGCCTGGCGCGTGAAGCGCCCCCTCGTGACGGTCGCCTGTCACGACGACCTCACGGCGAGCGATCTGGTCGGACGGTTCCTCGTGCGCGGCGACGAGACGGTATGGCAGGACGGTCCGCTCACGCGCGCGGTGCGTGCGGGCGCGATCCTCTACCTCGACGAGATCGTGGAGGCGCGGCAGGACACCACGGTCGTCATCCATCCGCTCGCCGATCACCGCCGGCTGCTGCCGATCGACAAGACCGGCGAGCTGGTCGAGGCCGCCGAAGGTTTCCAGCTCGTGATCTCGTACAACCCGTCGTACCAGCACGCGCTGAAGGATCTCAAACCGAGCACGCGGCAGCGATTCGTGGCGCTCGACTTCGGCTACGCAACGCCCGAGCACGAAGCGCGCGTCGTCGCGCACGAGAGCGGCGCCGATCCGGCCGACGCACGCGCGCTGGTCGCGCTCGCGCAGCGGTTGCGGACGCTGCAGGACCGTGGTCTCGCCGAAGTGCCCAGCACCCGCCTCCTCGTCGCGGCGGCACAGCTCATCGCGAGCGGCGTCGAACGCCGGCGCGCGAGCGAAGTCGCGATCGTCATGCCGCTTTCGGACGAGGCCACGCTGCTCGCGGCGATGCGCGACATGGTCGAGGCCACCTTCGTGTGA